One genomic segment of Polyangiaceae bacterium includes these proteins:
- a CDS encoding RNA polymerase sigma factor, with protein sequence MTVRQLALSYEPSGAVQTEPLVERLQRGDVSAVGEAYDAHHDAVRAFARRMLGDATVAEDLVHDVFVRLPSAIQGFRGESSLRTFLIAIAVNRVRRFVRAAARQRAAMERFAQQPVRQSEDPEEHARRRELADALARALESLPLDQRVAFVLCEVEQRSSREVSQIVGAPEGTVRTRLFHAKKKLRQCLVQEGVR encoded by the coding sequence ATGACCGTGCGGCAGCTTGCCTTGAGTTACGAACCAAGCGGGGCGGTGCAGACCGAGCCCCTGGTGGAGCGCCTGCAACGCGGGGACGTGAGTGCCGTCGGCGAAGCCTATGACGCACACCATGACGCCGTGCGCGCATTTGCTCGGCGCATGCTGGGAGATGCCACGGTGGCCGAGGACCTGGTGCACGACGTGTTCGTCCGCTTGCCCTCGGCGATCCAGGGGTTTCGCGGCGAATCATCGCTGCGCACTTTCCTCATTGCGATCGCGGTCAATCGCGTGCGGCGCTTCGTGAGGGCGGCAGCGCGTCAGCGTGCGGCAATGGAGCGGTTCGCGCAACAGCCCGTGCGCCAGTCCGAGGATCCCGAGGAACATGCCAGGCGCCGAGAACTCGCGGACGCGCTGGCGCGCGCTCTCGAGAGTCTGCCGTTGGATCAGCGAGTGGCTTTCGTACTGTGCGAGGTCGAGCAGCGCTCCAGCCGGGAGGTCTCGCAAATCGTGGGCGCGCCGGAAGGCACCGTGCGTACGCGCTTGTTTCACGCGAAGAAAAAACTGCGCCAGTGTCTGGTGCAGGAGGGAGTGCGATGA